From a region of the Deinococcus terrestris genome:
- a CDS encoding vWA domain-containing protein, with translation MTPPDLQALVSGSRLRLRGKSAFFATLLLHAEFVPSREVAAAGTDGERVYVNPEVAASLPPDVLDGLLLHEVLHAALSHVPRRGPREKKRWNRAADTIVNGMVAAAGLPLPPGAARDEHLERLSVEEVYTSLEGREGQEGEDEADDLLDGPPSDAPPREGQPGGQAARQWQQALAQARSVEAMAGQGHDPVGMHRELARLSPARLDWRAQLWRFLARTPVDFGGFDRRFVGRGLYLEALDDESLTALVAVDTSGSVDDAAVRALVAEVQGVLGAYPHVRATLYYADTEAYGPFELRPGDPIPQPQGGGGTDFRPIFALADTHEPDVLIYLTDGYGDFPTQPPRMPTLWVVPPGGLEDEGFPFGDVLRLAEEGEGFTA, from the coding sequence GTGACCCCGCCCGACCTCCAGGCCCTCGTCTCCGGCTCGCGGCTGCGGCTGCGGGGCAAGTCCGCCTTTTTCGCCACGCTGCTGCTACACGCCGAGTTCGTGCCCTCGCGCGAGGTCGCGGCGGCGGGCACGGACGGCGAGCGGGTCTACGTGAACCCGGAGGTGGCAGCCAGCCTCCCGCCCGACGTGCTGGACGGCCTGCTGCTGCACGAGGTGCTGCACGCCGCGCTCTCGCACGTGCCGCGCCGGGGACCGCGTGAGAAGAAGCGTTGGAACCGCGCCGCCGATACCATCGTGAACGGGATGGTCGCCGCCGCCGGGCTGCCGCTGCCGCCGGGGGCCGCCCGCGACGAGCATCTGGAGCGCCTCAGCGTGGAGGAGGTCTACACCTCGCTGGAGGGCCGCGAGGGGCAAGAGGGGGAGGACGAGGCGGACGACCTACTCGACGGCCCGCCCTCCGACGCCCCGCCGCGTGAGGGCCAGCCGGGGGGGCAGGCGGCGCGGCAGTGGCAGCAGGCCCTCGCGCAGGCCCGCAGCGTGGAGGCGATGGCGGGCCAGGGGCACGACCCCGTGGGAATGCACCGCGAACTCGCCCGGCTCTCGCCTGCGCGGCTGGACTGGCGGGCGCAACTGTGGCGCTTTCTGGCGCGGACCCCGGTGGACTTCGGGGGCTTCGACCGCCGCTTCGTGGGGCGGGGGCTGTATCTGGAGGCGCTGGACGACGAGTCGCTGACCGCGCTGGTGGCGGTGGACACTTCCGGCAGTGTGGACGACGCGGCGGTGCGGGCGCTGGTCGCCGAGGTGCAGGGGGTGCTGGGCGCGTACCCGCACGTCCGCGCGACGCTCTATTACGCCGACACGGAGGCCTACGGTCCTTTTGAATTACGCCCAGGCGACCCCATTCCCCAGCCCCAGGGCGGCGGCGGCACCGACTTCCGGCCGATCTTCGCGCTGGCAGACACGCACGAGCCAGACGTGCTGATCTACCTCACCGACGGCTACGGCGACTTTCCGACCCAGCCACCCCGGATGCCGACCCTCTGGGTGGTCCCCCCCGGCGGGCTGGAGGACGAGGGCTTTCCCTTCGGGGACGTGCTGCGGCTGGCGGAGGAGGGCGAGGGCTTCACGGCCTGA
- a CDS encoding ATP-binding protein, with the protein MTLTPAELQSYLSALVTGNLKLSTMIWGPPGVGKSSVVAQVAAAHGLDFVDVRLSQLAPTDLRGLPVPEADGHGGGVSRWYPPEFLPRAGQGVLFLDEVNMAPPTMQGMAQQLILDRRVGSYELPEGWFVWAAGNRKEDRASVFDMPAPLANRFLHLGVRPDFDSWRSYALGKGLHEHVIAFLTFRPELLHRLDPTQPAWPSPRAWEMAAQLHRAGLDAAPAVGEAAGAEFAAFVRLYEGLPDLGLVLRGQGAGLRLPAEPSVRYAAVVGLAARAANADEAYHAFTWLADAAGPEWLQLYVATLVSKFQAIGQLGELAGLLTRDERLAGLVAGTLELAGG; encoded by the coding sequence GTGACCCTCACCCCCGCCGAGTTGCAGTCGTACCTTTCCGCGCTAGTCACGGGGAACCTCAAGCTCTCCACCATGATCTGGGGGCCGCCCGGCGTGGGCAAAAGCAGCGTGGTCGCGCAGGTGGCCGCCGCGCACGGGCTGGACTTCGTGGACGTGCGGCTCTCACAGCTCGCGCCGACCGACCTGCGCGGCCTGCCCGTGCCCGAGGCCGACGGCCACGGCGGGGGCGTGAGCCGCTGGTATCCGCCCGAATTTCTGCCGCGTGCGGGCCAGGGCGTCCTCTTTCTGGACGAGGTGAACATGGCCCCGCCCACCATGCAGGGGATGGCGCAGCAGCTCATCCTCGACCGCCGGGTGGGGAGTTACGAGCTGCCGGAGGGCTGGTTCGTGTGGGCGGCGGGGAACCGCAAGGAGGACCGCGCCTCGGTCTTCGACATGCCCGCGCCCCTCGCCAACCGCTTCCTGCACCTCGGCGTGCGGCCCGACTTCGACTCGTGGCGCTCCTACGCGCTGGGGAAGGGGCTGCATGAGCATGTCATCGCCTTCCTGACCTTCCGGCCTGAACTGCTGCACCGCCTGGACCCCACGCAACCCGCGTGGCCCAGCCCCCGTGCGTGGGAGATGGCCGCGCAACTGCACCGCGCCGGGCTGGACGCCGCGCCCGCTGTAGGGGAGGCTGCTGGAGCCGAGTTCGCCGCCTTCGTGCGGCTGTACGAGGGCCTGCCGGACCTGGGGCTGGTGCTACGCGGGCAGGGCGCGGGGCTGAGACTGCCCGCCGAACCCAGCGTGCGCTACGCCGCCGTGGTGGGCCTCGCCGCCCGCGCCGCCAATGCAGATGAGGCCTATCACGCCTTCACCTGGCTGGCCGACGCCGCCGGGCCGGAGTGGTTGCAACTGTATGTCGCTACGCTGGTCAGCAAGTTCCAGGCCATCGGGCAACTCGGCGAGCTGGCCGGGCTGCTGACCCGCGACGAGCGGCTGGCGGGGCTGGTGGCGGGCACGCTGGAGCTGGCGGGGGGATGA
- a CDS encoding DUF2726 domain-containing protein, with amino-acid sequence MAPLGCLASLFGVRETPRPHPAPPSPSGTVPDRLPMEVKRYFFSRDEHAFFGALEEALVGTSYRVFPNVRLNDLFKITVQEGRQATYARLRDKHVDFLIVDGASAYRPVLAIELDGASHGSEKQQHRDAVKDVAFRSAGLRLVRLPSRAYSAGELRERLRGELSAPSPR; translated from the coding sequence ATGGCCCCTCTTGGTTGTCTCGCCAGCCTCTTCGGTGTTCGGGAAACGCCCCGCCCCCACCCCGCCCCGCCATCCCCGTCAGGCACCGTACCCGACCGCCTCCCCATGGAGGTCAAGCGGTATTTCTTCAGCCGGGACGAGCACGCTTTCTTCGGGGCGCTGGAGGAAGCGCTGGTGGGCACCTCCTACCGGGTTTTTCCCAATGTGCGGCTGAACGACCTGTTCAAGATCACCGTGCAGGAGGGGCGGCAGGCGACCTACGCACGGCTGCGGGACAAGCACGTGGACTTTCTGATCGTGGACGGCGCCTCGGCCTACCGCCCGGTGCTCGCCATTGAGCTGGACGGGGCCTCGCACGGGAGCGAGAAGCAGCAGCACCGGGACGCGGTCAAGGATGTGGCGTTCCGGTCGGCGGGGCTGCGGCTGGTGCGCCTGCCCTCGCGGGCGTACTCGGCCGGGGAACTGCGCGAGCGCTTGCGGGGCGAACTGTCCGCCCCCTCTCCGCGCTAA
- a CDS encoding (Fe-S)-binding protein, with protein sequence MLPLEHKILFFLFALVAGLYGLWGFYRLYLRIKRGAPASEVRWNQMGSRLWYSVKTSLTQERTFRGRPWVSALHSLIFYGFVYYLLVNVVDGLEGFIPFHIYSDSFLGATYNLLADVLSFLVLVGVVSLVVRRLFHPSKRDFRFTEKTLLHPRVKNNFIKRDSLIVSSFIFFHVGSRILGNAAKMVEEARDLGRYDAFQPISSALGSALFSGLSEGAIQGWRIFGFWGALGSVLAFLAYFPYTKHIHIFMAPINYALKRPVGSGVLPPMKGLEEAMEAEEPRLGAEKLEDLEWPRLLDAYACIQCNRCQDVCPANATGKALSPAALEINKRMELNDLTSGGQSGVLLGGPSTLGFAAQGLAAPAGAPHPSPFVLRPTAFESGASTAHPLLEFAINEESVWACTTCGACMQVCPVQDEQMLDIIDIRRHQVMVAGEFPPQLQTAFRGMERASNPWGISRDKRMEWAEGLKVPTIDENPEPDVIYWVGCAASYDPGAQKVSRAFVQLLDKAGVNYAVLGKKEACTGDSARRAGNEFLYQQLAAENVETLNSVRPKLIVATCPHCMNAIGHEYKQLGGHYQTIHHTEYLETLVAAGKLPLAQLQEHVTYHDPCYLGRHNGVYDAPRQLITQMAGQVLELERSREGSFCCGAGGAQFWKEEEEGRERVSDNRFREIQARLDGAAQAVTEYEETGKVVAVGCPFCKSMMNSTPEKAKHDDIVVKDVAELMLESVQRATGEWVAPTAAPDSTLEDSPQPTVPNAETPMARTGAAPSVGLGDDVVGTTSADVLNAQPGSPVGNADTQPEPQAAAPSPLTSSSADSSPRKAWKPGGAASSQQPAANEEAAPAPARKSWKPKGSGDDVSAAPVAEAATVQSPAASEGAAPARKAWKPKGGDDVSPAPIAPEVQAEAPAQRKAWKPKASADTQTAEATSESSVTVASPVPETTAPAGERKKWAPKAAPSPTPEAAPVEASAPTEPTPATGERKKWAPKAAANVAPTESPAAPVEVVTVTAEPAAPAPTERPKWQPRPKAEAAPQPPADAAPITEHVQLDRVGENLLEEGTQATSEPGSGGRKKWQPKKKD encoded by the coding sequence TTGCTGCCGCTCGAACATAAGATTCTGTTTTTCCTCTTTGCCCTGGTCGCCGGACTGTACGGCCTGTGGGGGTTTTACCGCCTCTACCTGCGAATCAAACGGGGCGCTCCCGCCTCCGAGGTCCGCTGGAACCAGATGGGCTCGCGGCTGTGGTACTCGGTCAAGACCTCGCTGACGCAGGAGCGCACCTTTCGCGGCCGTCCCTGGGTCAGTGCGCTGCACTCGCTGATCTTCTACGGGTTCGTGTACTACCTGCTCGTCAACGTGGTGGACGGGCTGGAAGGCTTCATTCCCTTCCACATCTACTCGGACAGCTTCCTGGGCGCGACCTACAACCTGCTGGCGGACGTGCTGAGCTTCTTGGTGCTTGTCGGCGTGGTGAGCCTGGTGGTGCGCCGCCTGTTCCACCCGTCCAAGCGGGACTTCCGCTTCACCGAAAAGACGCTGCTGCACCCGCGCGTCAAGAACAACTTCATCAAGCGCGATTCCCTCATCGTGTCGTCCTTCATTTTCTTCCACGTCGGCAGCCGCATCCTGGGCAACGCCGCCAAGATGGTGGAAGAGGCCCGCGACCTGGGCCGTTACGACGCCTTCCAGCCCATCTCGTCGGCACTGGGGTCGGCGCTGTTTTCCGGCCTGAGTGAGGGCGCGATTCAGGGCTGGCGCATCTTCGGGTTCTGGGGGGCGCTGGGCAGCGTGCTCGCGTTCCTGGCGTACTTCCCGTACACCAAGCACATCCACATCTTCATGGCGCCGATCAACTACGCGCTCAAGCGTCCGGTCGGCTCGGGCGTGCTGCCCCCAATGAAGGGGCTGGAAGAGGCGATGGAGGCCGAGGAACCCCGGCTGGGCGCGGAGAAACTGGAAGACCTGGAATGGCCCCGGCTGCTGGACGCCTACGCCTGTATCCAGTGCAACCGCTGCCAGGACGTGTGCCCGGCGAACGCGACCGGCAAGGCCCTGTCGCCCGCCGCGTTGGAAATCAACAAGCGCATGGAGCTGAACGACCTGACCTCTGGCGGGCAGAGCGGCGTGCTGCTGGGCGGCCCCAGCACCCTGGGCTTTGCCGCACAGGGCCTCGCGGCTCCGGCGGGCGCTCCGCATCCCAGCCCCTTCGTGCTGCGGCCGACGGCGTTTGAGTCGGGGGCGAGCACTGCGCACCCGCTGCTGGAGTTCGCCATCAACGAGGAGTCGGTGTGGGCCTGCACGACCTGCGGCGCCTGCATGCAGGTCTGCCCGGTGCAGGACGAGCAGATGCTCGACATCATCGACATCCGCCGCCATCAGGTCATGGTCGCGGGCGAGTTCCCGCCGCAGCTTCAGACGGCCTTCCGGGGCATGGAGCGGGCCAGCAACCCCTGGGGCATCTCCCGCGACAAGCGCATGGAGTGGGCCGAGGGGCTGAAGGTTCCAACGATTGACGAGAACCCCGAACCCGACGTCATCTACTGGGTGGGCTGCGCGGCCTCCTACGATCCCGGCGCCCAGAAGGTGTCCCGCGCCTTCGTGCAACTGCTCGACAAGGCAGGGGTGAACTACGCCGTCCTCGGGAAGAAGGAAGCCTGCACGGGCGACTCGGCCCGCCGCGCCGGGAACGAGTTCCTGTATCAGCAGCTAGCAGCGGAAAACGTGGAGACGCTCAACTCCGTGCGCCCGAAGCTGATCGTCGCCACCTGCCCGCACTGCATGAACGCCATCGGGCACGAGTACAAGCAGCTCGGCGGCCACTACCAGACCATCCACCACACCGAGTATCTGGAGACGCTGGTCGCGGCGGGCAAGCTGCCCCTCGCGCAGCTTCAGGAGCATGTCACCTACCACGATCCCTGCTACCTGGGCCGTCACAACGGCGTGTACGACGCACCGCGCCAACTCATCACCCAGATGGCCGGGCAGGTGCTGGAGCTGGAGCGTAGCCGCGAGGGGTCCTTCTGCTGCGGGGCGGGCGGCGCCCAGTTCTGGAAGGAGGAGGAGGAGGGCCGCGAGCGCGTCTCCGACAACCGTTTCCGCGAGATTCAGGCCCGGCTCGACGGCGCGGCGCAGGCGGTCACCGAGTACGAGGAGACGGGCAAGGTCGTCGCCGTGGGCTGCCCCTTCTGCAAGTCGATGATGAACTCGACGCCCGAGAAGGCGAAGCACGACGACATCGTGGTCAAGGACGTGGCCGAGCTAATGCTCGAAAGCGTGCAGCGGGCGACCGGCGAGTGGGTGGCCCCCACCGCCGCGCCGGACAGCACCCTGGAAGACTCGCCGCAGCCCACCGTCCCCAACGCCGAGACGCCGATGGCCCGCACGGGCGCGGCCCCCAGCGTGGGCCTCGGGGACGACGTGGTGGGGACCACCAGTGCCGACGTGCTCAACGCGCAGCCGGGCAGCCCGGTTGGCAACGCGGATACCCAGCCCGAGCCCCAGGCCGCCGCCCCCAGCCCGCTGACCTCCAGCTCGGCGGATTCGTCGCCGCGCAAGGCGTGGAAGCCGGGGGGAGCGGCCAGCAGCCAGCAGCCAGCGGCCAACGAAGAAGCGGCCCCCGCACCCGCTCGTAAGAGCTGGAAGCCGAAGGGGAGCGGGGACGATGTGAGCGCCGCACCTGTCGCGGAAGCAGCCACCGTTCAGTCGCCAGCCGCCAGTGAGGGAGCGGCCCCGGCTCGCAAGGCCTGGAAACCCAAGGGTGGGGACGACGTGAGCCCCGCGCCGATCGCGCCGGAAGTGCAGGCGGAGGCCCCGGCTCAGCGCAAGGCTTGGAAGCCGAAGGCCAGCGCCGACACTCAGACTGCCGAGGCCACCTCGGAGTCGTCCGTCACGGTCGCGTCTCCCGTGCCTGAAACGACTGCCCCCGCAGGCGAGCGCAAGAAGTGGGCACCGAAGGCAGCCCCGTCCCCCACCCCCGAAGCGGCCCCGGTCGAGGCGTCCGCACCGACCGAACCCACTCCCGCAACGGGCGAGCGCAAGAAGTGGGCGCCGAAAGCCGCCGCAAATGTCGCCCCCACCGAGTCTCCCGCCGCTCCGGTGGAGGTCGTGACTGTCACGGCCGAGCCTGCCGCCCCTGCTCCCACCGAGCGCCCCAAGTGGCAGCCCCGGCCGAAAGCGGAAGCGGCGCCCCAGCCCCCCGCCGACGCCGCGCCCATTACCGAGCACGTCCAGCTCGACCGCGTGGGCGAGAACCTGCTGGAGGAGGGCACGCAGGCCACCTCCGAGCCCGGCTCCGGCGGCCGCAAGAAGTGGCAGCCGAAGAAGAAAGACTGA
- a CDS encoding DegV family protein: MTIAIVTDSTSDLSPQLCTQYGIRSVPLYVHFDGQMYKDGLEITPADLFAGIKAGKKTPSTSQPSPAEFAAVYEEALQSADEVLSLHISGQLSGTVGSARLAAQDFGGRVTVMDSQSATLGLGMQAIRAAQRAGEGRSMTELVSELERVAQKTDIRFTVDTLDFLRANGRIGGATALLGGLLNIKPILTVRSGRVEAAGRVRGSKKVVQDLVDHIRKYAEANGGARVTFLSTLGGEATLAEIRAGVAGVAFEDLGDHYIGAVIATHVGPGTVGAALEPLTA, encoded by the coding sequence ATGACCATCGCCATCGTCACCGACTCGACGAGTGACCTCAGCCCGCAGCTTTGCACCCAGTACGGGATTCGCAGCGTGCCGCTGTACGTTCACTTCGACGGCCAGATGTACAAAGACGGGCTGGAAATTACGCCTGCCGACCTCTTCGCCGGAATCAAGGCGGGCAAGAAGACCCCCAGCACGTCCCAGCCCAGCCCCGCCGAGTTCGCCGCCGTGTACGAGGAGGCGCTCCAGTCGGCCGACGAGGTCCTGAGCCTCCACATCAGCGGGCAACTGTCGGGCACGGTGGGCAGCGCCCGGCTGGCCGCGCAGGACTTCGGCGGGCGCGTCACGGTGATGGACAGCCAGTCGGCCACGCTGGGCCTGGGCATGCAGGCGATCCGGGCGGCGCAGCGGGCGGGGGAGGGGCGCTCCATGACTGAGCTCGTGAGCGAGCTGGAGCGGGTCGCACAGAAGACCGACATCCGCTTCACGGTGGATACGCTGGACTTTCTGCGGGCCAACGGGCGCATCGGCGGGGCGACGGCGCTGCTGGGCGGCCTACTGAACATCAAGCCGATCCTGACCGTGCGCTCGGGCCGGGTGGAGGCCGCCGGGCGCGTGCGCGGCAGCAAGAAGGTCGTGCAAGACCTCGTGGACCACATCCGCAAGTATGCGGAGGCCAACGGCGGCGCCCGCGTCACCTTCCTCTCGACGCTGGGCGGCGAGGCAACCCTGGCGGAGATTCGCGCGGGGGTGGCGGGCGTAGCGTTCGAGGATCTCGGCGACCACTACATCGGCGCCGTGATCGCCACGCACGTGGGGCCGGGGACGGTCGGTGCGGCCCTGGAGCCGTTGACGGCCTAG
- a CDS encoding serine hydrolase, with the protein MAPPPALRNKGRYVLLALALAGAWAAWHPDPAPAAAPPDLVPVSASAEAPATPCLGPAPAAAPAPTPPQALSGRLGLWVAEIDPATLRPLRAVAQVPDGVFPLASTYKQAVLWAVLREVDAGRLSPGERFNVTPASQSLGDYPYDGSNVRDLTERMIRHSDNTATDLLHRRVGLGAVQALADDLGLCRTRLILPTKAWWTAQTGSSPAFLAGTGWDKATGTERARLATAIDADAQRLRADVLQNRLNIYFDGTPDPAEDLRVHNLSTPYEFATLLAHQHLRSGLSPDSLAWQREVAAMGYGRSALPPAVVGKVTTFAGKGGNGWRLLTYSGYLRTEDGRHVVYAFMQHGADQTYTMPNTRHAFAWIGAGLRAVLEEP; encoded by the coding sequence GTGGCGCCACCCCCCGCCCTGCGCAACAAGGGGCGCTACGTGCTGCTGGCCCTCGCTCTCGCGGGGGCCTGGGCCGCGTGGCATCCCGATCCGGCTCCAGCTGCTGCTCCGCCCGACCTCGTGCCCGTCTCCGCTTCGGCGGAGGCGCCCGCCACGCCCTGCCTCGGTCCCGCCCCCGCCGCTGCACCGGCCCCCACCCCGCCCCAGGCCCTCAGCGGTCGGCTGGGCCTGTGGGTCGCCGAGATCGACCCCGCCACCCTGCGCCCGCTGCGGGCGGTGGCCCAGGTTCCCGACGGGGTGTTCCCGCTCGCCAGCACCTACAAGCAGGCCGTGCTCTGGGCGGTGCTGCGCGAGGTAGACGCCGGGCGGCTCTCGCCGGGCGAGCGCTTCAACGTGACGCCCGCCAGCCAGAGCCTCGGCGACTACCCCTATGACGGCAGCAATGTCCGCGACCTCACCGAGCGGATGATTCGCCACAGCGACAACACCGCCACCGACCTGCTGCACCGCCGGGTGGGGCTGGGCGCGGTGCAGGCCCTCGCCGACGACCTCGGCCTGTGCCGCACCCGCCTGATTCTGCCCACCAAAGCGTGGTGGACGGCGCAGACGGGCTCGTCCCCTGCCTTTCTCGCGGGCACAGGCTGGGACAAGGCCACGGGTACCGAGCGCGCCCGACTGGCGACGGCCATCGACGCGGACGCCCAGCGCCTGCGGGCCGACGTGCTCCAGAACCGGCTGAACATCTACTTTGATGGCACCCCGGACCCGGCCGAGGACCTGCGGGTGCACAACCTCAGCACCCCCTACGAATTTGCCACGCTGCTCGCGCATCAGCACCTGCGCTCCGGCCTCTCGCCGGACAGCCTCGCCTGGCAGCGCGAGGTCGCGGCGATGGGCTACGGGCGCTCGGCCCTGCCCCCGGCGGTCGTCGGAAAGGTGACCACTTTTGCGGGCAAGGGCGGCAACGGCTGGCGGCTGCTGACCTACAGCGGCTACCTGCGCACTGAGGACGGGCGCCACGTCGTCTACGCCTTCATGCAGCACGGGGCCGATCAGACCTACACCATGCCCAACACCCGCCACGCCTTCGCCTGGATCGGGGCGGGGCTGAGGGCGGTGCTGGAGGAGCCGTAG
- a CDS encoding DHH family phosphoesterase has protein sequence MTGMNDATPSYPQAVQAVAERLRAHPGPIVVLSHENPDGDALGSVLGLTRALRALGREVTAPMEIPRYLRFLVEKGEIVPALSEWPQGALAAVLDVDNNDPARVAGADLTAFDGPVVNIDHHGTNRRQADALLVDPSLPATAMMVADVVDALGTPWSEAIATPLMLGLNTDTGSFRYDSVTPQTFESAARLLAHGARLGWINDNLNQNSRSYYLLLREVLSTMEFLHGGRVVLARVDDAMLARAGSTWEDVESYVNLLRGAEGSVLAVMVKDYGDRLKLSLRSRGGVSAQNIAVALGGGGHVPAAGATLTGPYAEARERLDAAVTAELERVGLGG, from the coding sequence ATGACGGGCATGAACGACGCGACCCCCTCCTATCCGCAGGCTGTGCAGGCCGTGGCCGAACGCCTGCGGGCGCACCCTGGCCCCATCGTGGTGCTGTCGCACGAGAACCCCGACGGGGACGCGCTGGGCAGCGTGCTGGGCCTGACGCGGGCGCTGCGGGCACTGGGGCGCGAAGTCACCGCGCCGATGGAGATCCCCCGCTACCTGCGCTTTCTGGTGGAGAAGGGTGAGATCGTCCCCGCGCTCTCCGAGTGGCCGCAGGGGGCGCTGGCCGCCGTGCTGGACGTGGACAACAACGACCCGGCGCGGGTGGCGGGGGCGGACCTCACGGCCTTTGACGGCCCAGTCGTGAATATCGACCACCACGGCACGAATCGCCGCCAGGCCGACGCCCTGCTGGTGGACCCCAGCCTCCCCGCCACCGCGATGATGGTGGCCGACGTGGTGGACGCGCTGGGTACCCCCTGGTCCGAGGCCATCGCCACCCCGCTGATGCTGGGGCTGAACACCGACACCGGGTCTTTCCGCTACGACAGCGTGACCCCGCAAACCTTCGAGTCGGCGGCGCGGCTGCTGGCGCATGGAGCGCGGCTGGGCTGGATCAACGACAACCTGAACCAGAATTCGCGCTCCTACTACCTGCTGCTGCGCGAGGTCCTGAGCACGATGGAGTTCCTGCACGGAGGACGGGTGGTCCTCGCCCGGGTGGACGACGCGATGCTGGCGCGGGCCGGGTCCACCTGGGAGGACGTGGAGTCCTACGTCAACCTGCTGCGCGGCGCGGAGGGCTCGGTCCTCGCCGTGATGGTCAAGGACTACGGTGACCGGCTCAAGCTGTCGCTGCGTTCGCGCGGGGGCGTCAGCGCCCAGAACATCGCGGTAGCGCTGGGTGGGGGCGGCCACGTCCCGGCAGCGGGCGCGACCCTGACGGGGCCGTACGCCGAGGCCCGCGAGCGGCTGGACGCGGCGGTCACGGCCGAACTGGAGCGGGTGGGCCTGGGCGGCTGA
- a CDS encoding HAD family hydrolase yields MTLLHGPAARHVAFDWGGVFTVGTFDGRSTARLAERGGMPVEHVRQSYFRHVHHLEVGAWTLPDFWEVLAAETGLTLSYPEFEALYLGSVHDNAAMYTTLARIPAGVRVGLLSNNYPVVSDHLRRDPRFARFDALVFSNELRQKKPHPDAFAALQGAMGVPAAHTAFVDDVEENIEAARAAGFHGLLYHHEHHAAFERELAGWLGLPVPSGP; encoded by the coding sequence ATGACCCTTCTGCATGGCCCCGCCGCCCGTCACGTCGCCTTCGACTGGGGCGGCGTCTTCACCGTCGGCACCTTCGACGGCCGCTCGACCGCCCGCCTCGCCGAGCGGGGCGGGATGCCCGTCGAGCACGTGCGCCAGAGCTACTTCCGGCATGTCCACCACCTGGAGGTCGGTGCCTGGACCCTCCCAGACTTCTGGGAGGTCCTGGCGGCAGAGACGGGCCTCACGCTGAGCTACCCCGAGTTCGAGGCGCTGTACCTCGGCAGCGTTCACGACAACGCGGCGATGTACACCACCCTGGCCCGGATTCCGGCGGGGGTGCGGGTGGGCCTGCTGAGCAACAACTACCCCGTGGTCAGCGACCACCTGCGCCGCGACCCCCGCTTCGCGCGCTTCGACGCCCTGGTCTTCAGCAACGAGCTGCGTCAGAAAAAACCCCACCCGGACGCGTTCGCCGCCCTGCAAGGCGCGATGGGCGTCCCCGCCGCGCACACCGCGTTCGTGGATGACGTGGAGGAGAACATTGAGGCAGCGCGGGCGGCGGGCTTTCACGGCCTGCTGTACCACCATGAGCACCACGCCGCGTTCGAGCGGGAGCTGGCGGGCTGGCTGGGCCTGCCTGTCCCCTCCGGTCCCTGA